Genomic segment of Apium graveolens cultivar Ventura chromosome 7, ASM990537v1, whole genome shotgun sequence:
GACAGCTTGTTGAGGATTATTCTTTATGCATTTCAAATATAATGCTCACTGTttaattttcttatttaaatTAGGAAAAGTTGTGAGAAGTACATTTTAGCTAAGTTTGCTAACTTATAATGTTGAAAATCAGGGAAGTGAAATAGAGTACAGTATATAATTTGTGTATAATTGAGTCAACAGTCAACTTTAGTGTTTGTGTTAGTAGTTTAAACGTTTATCTTTTCTTTGTAGCTTTGTCCTCTTGGCTAATAATGCATCAAATGCTCATTCTGCAGGTACTTTAAATGGTGGTCGTGCTGACTGGCTTGTAAAAAAATGCACAGTAAGATATCTCTTTTAGTTACTTTTCCAGTGAGATTCTGCTTTGGAAATGTAGTTTTAGCTACAGGTTCATTGCTCTACTACGTTTCTCTACCTTAGGAGCTCGGTACCAAAAGCTTAACGCCTCTGCTGACTGAGCGTTCTAATTCTTTTTCAGAAAATCGCTTCAACAAAATGCAACGTGTAATTGTATCTGCAACCAAACAATATAAACTTTTAATTTCTCTCCTCTTCTGCAATGCATCCAAGTGCACGGCCATAATCCAGCTGCCTCAATATTGTTTGATTTCTTATGCCAATAATACTATTTATATATTTGTTTTGGTGTTGGAATAGATATATTGACTATAGTTTCTGGCAGGTCAACGTCTGCATGAAATGACTATAAATCCTCCTGCAAATATCAAAGCCCTTTTACCTATTGTAAGTATACTTCTATACTTCTATAGGCTTGTCAATTTCTCGCGTTTTGTGATTGAGATAATAACACTGGTTGTCTATGAAATAGCGAAAGGTGTTTTAATATTGAGATTAAATTTTTGATagtaaaattttcaaattttactttcggtaaattaataaagTTTTATTATGCTGGTAGCAGGTGATGAAACCTGTGATAAGCCTTACCAGTCTCTAAGCTTCAAGTACTTTCAAGTACTTTCTCTATCAACTCTATATTTTCTTCTTCCTTGTTTATAATAACCATTAATAACTAAGTGTAGTGGCAAGTAAGAAGTAAGAAATATTTAGCTTTTGCATTGTATTCGTGTTAACAATAACTATgtgcctacctttttaaccatatTCTATGTGATTGCCATTACATTAATTTGATATTATCTGGAGTCAGTTGAAGCAACATTATTAATTACAATGTACTATAATATTTGTTTTCTTCGTAACAGCTAATCCTGCTAAGTGCATCAGCAAATAAGATGTCCAAACTAAAAGAGCGGGCAAAGGAATACGCTGCATTGATCATGGAAGAATTAGACCCTGAAAATCTAGTACATTGAGGTAACTTATATTCTAGGTAGAAAACAATCTCATTTTCAGTGTTCTTGTTGCATAACCTTATCTTCTGAGGAATCTTCTACATTATTAAGATTGTATATAGATGTTTTAAATGATGAAGAGAtgcctaatttttattaaaaaattatattttatttgctaaatgtgccTTTGTCAAAATTCTAACATGCCCTTGATTCAGTAATGGCAGTTGGAAGCAATGCTACTTGAAAGGGAAAACTATATGAACTACAGGAGACCTTTGAGTACAGCAAGTGTAGGCTGGAGCCAGAACTTAAATGCATACAAGGAAGGTGTGCTTTGTCGACTGTGGTTTAATCTCACACCAGTTACTAGTTACTAGAGGCGGTGACCTTTAGATTTCAGATGTTGATCTTTTTACATATCATTTTTGCATACTAGTATCAAGTTTTATTAATTTCAGATGTTTATTTGTCATCCTAGACTATAGACTAAGTAAATGTTTTTTGGAGTACGTGGAGTTGATGGTGAATTGTGTGTAAACCGAAGTAGTATTTGGTGGAGGGTTTGTGAAAACTG
This window contains:
- the LOC141675006 gene encoding uncharacterized protein LOC141675006 isoform X1; translated protein: MHSKISLLVTFPVRFCFGNVVLATENRFNKMQRVIVSATKQYKLLISLLFCNASKCTAIIQLPQYCQRLHEMTINPPANIKALLPILILLSASANKMSKLKERAKEYAALIMEELDPENLVH
- the LOC141675006 gene encoding uncharacterized protein LOC141675006 isoform X2 translates to MHKNRFNKMQRVIVSATKQYKLLISLLFCNASKCTAIIQLPQYCQRLHEMTINPPANIKALLPILILLSASANKMSKLKERAKEYAALIMEELDPENLVH